A region from the Phycisphaerales bacterium genome encodes:
- a CDS encoding glycosyltransferase family 4 protein produces MRVAILWSEISGYMASCWRALAALPGFEIEVIAFKPDGAKTNAAFDPSVVLKGIARHRLLDLSERENAGLIADHLAAFNPEAVSVVGWGHGPYRRVAMNPRFKTAGMVMAIDTPWRARAKQYVTRFAVKRFFDRMDIAVPAGERAWQYCRRLGFEEARIRRGLYAAETSRFTPVHDDRVKQGAEGWPRAFMFVGRYVDVKGIGTLLEAYSRYRASVSEPWELLCCGMGVWGDRIRAAKGVRDLGFAQPDVLGERLAMAGCFVLASHYEPWGVALVEAMATGMPVICTEQVGAAVEVVRTFHNGLMVPTADAEAMARAMVWMHEHRDRLAGMGRHAREAAEAFGADVWAERWQDAFEAAARVRRARTGV; encoded by the coding sequence GTGCGTGTCGCGATTCTGTGGTCGGAGATTTCGGGATACATGGCCTCGTGCTGGCGGGCGCTGGCGGCGCTTCCGGGGTTTGAGATCGAGGTGATCGCGTTCAAGCCCGATGGGGCGAAGACGAATGCGGCCTTCGATCCGAGTGTGGTGCTCAAGGGGATCGCGAGGCATCGGCTCCTTGATTTGAGCGAGCGCGAGAATGCCGGGCTGATCGCGGATCATCTCGCGGCATTCAACCCCGAAGCGGTGTCCGTTGTAGGATGGGGGCATGGGCCCTACCGGCGTGTGGCAATGAATCCGCGCTTCAAGACCGCGGGGATGGTGATGGCGATCGACACGCCGTGGCGGGCGCGGGCGAAGCAGTATGTGACGCGGTTCGCGGTGAAGCGGTTCTTTGATCGGATGGACATCGCGGTTCCGGCGGGCGAGCGTGCGTGGCAGTATTGCCGACGCCTTGGGTTCGAGGAGGCTCGGATTCGGCGCGGGCTCTATGCGGCGGAGACCTCACGCTTCACGCCGGTGCATGATGATCGAGTGAAGCAGGGCGCGGAGGGTTGGCCTCGCGCGTTCATGTTTGTGGGGCGGTATGTAGACGTGAAGGGAATCGGGACATTGCTCGAGGCATACTCGCGGTATCGAGCGAGCGTGTCGGAGCCTTGGGAGTTGTTGTGCTGCGGGATGGGGGTGTGGGGAGATCGGATTCGCGCGGCCAAGGGTGTGCGGGATCTTGGATTCGCGCAGCCGGACGTGCTTGGAGAGCGGCTGGCGATGGCGGGGTGCTTCGTGCTCGCGAGCCATTATGAGCCGTGGGGCGTGGCGCTCGTGGAAGCGATGGCGACGGGGATGCCGGTGATCTGCACGGAGCAGGTCGGGGCGGCGGTCGAGGTGGTGAGGACGTTCCACAACGGGCTGATGGTGCCGACGGCGGACGCGGAGGCGATGGCGCGGGCGATGGTGTGGATGCACGAGCATCGGGATCGTCTCGCGGGGATGGGCCGGCACGCGCGCGAGGCAGCGGAGGCGTTCGGAGCGGATGTCTGGGCCGAACGCTGGCAGGACGCATTCGAGGCGGCGGCGCGGGTGCGGCGTGCCCGGACCGGCGTGTGA
- a CDS encoding SDR family NAD(P)-dependent oxidoreductase, producing the protein MGLAIAHDFARLGAALVLNGRRAERLDALVKELPTTCANVAGDCAVDETIRAMLDAGRALAIGRAPDLVVINAGRGLRGSVLDSDTAQWEEMIRTNLLAAAKLLRESAKAMLADIEEQHATNSGAKALASPRDIVVLGSTVGRHISPFSSMYGSTKFAANSLAEAARRELGPKGIRVSLIEPGFVVSEFQGVAGYDPAWFESVKDRIGPPLTPDDVARSVSFVVTQPPAVHVSDVLIRPTRQDYP; encoded by the coding sequence ATCGGGCTCGCCATCGCCCACGATTTCGCGAGGCTCGGGGCCGCCCTCGTGCTCAACGGCCGGCGGGCCGAGCGCCTCGACGCCCTCGTCAAGGAACTCCCCACGACCTGCGCGAATGTCGCCGGCGACTGCGCCGTGGACGAAACCATCCGCGCCATGCTCGACGCGGGACGCGCTCTCGCCATCGGCCGCGCCCCCGATCTTGTCGTCATCAACGCCGGGCGAGGCCTCCGCGGGAGCGTCCTCGACAGCGACACCGCGCAGTGGGAGGAGATGATCCGCACCAACCTCCTCGCCGCCGCCAAACTCCTCCGTGAGAGCGCCAAGGCCATGCTCGCCGACATCGAGGAACAGCATGCGACGAACTCCGGCGCCAAAGCCCTCGCCTCGCCGCGAGACATCGTCGTCCTCGGCTCCACCGTCGGGCGCCACATCTCGCCCTTCTCGTCGATGTATGGCAGCACCAAGTTCGCAGCCAACTCCCTCGCCGAGGCCGCCCGGCGGGAACTGGGGCCCAAGGGAATCCGCGTCTCGCTCATCGAGCCGGGCTTCGTCGTCAGCGAGTTCCAGGGCGTCGCGGGCTATGACCCGGCATGGTTCGAGAGCGTCAAGGACCGCATCGGCCCACCGCTCACACCCGACGACGTCGCGCGCAGCGTCAGTTTCGTCGTCACCCAGCCCCCCGCCGTCCACGTCAGCGATGTCCTCATCCGCCCGACACGCCAGGATTATCCGTAG
- a CDS encoding inositol monophosphatase, with the protein MPTVTNAVDTSAVVARLELARRLAREAGVLTLRYFQSPDLAVDEKSDGSPVTIADKKSEELIRAGIQAGFPDDGILGEEFGHSKPKDDAGFTWIVDPIDGTRSFSRGIPSYAVLIGLEYAGRSVGGVVELPGMGERLWAHEGGGAFWQTARNETAMAARVSATPTLAEAWLEIAQPRQFRRSDRWGAFDRLVMAAGRTQGWSDADAFALVATGRVDGAIQFGVSAWDIAPFDCIMHEAGGLQSDWTGRRTLDARFVVASNGLIHQELLTILSPHAGAR; encoded by the coding sequence ATGCCGACTGTGACGAATGCCGTGGACACTTCTGCCGTGGTGGCTCGACTGGAACTGGCGCGACGATTGGCGCGTGAGGCCGGGGTGTTGACGCTGCGATATTTCCAGAGTCCGGACCTTGCGGTGGATGAGAAGTCCGACGGCTCGCCGGTGACGATCGCGGACAAGAAGTCCGAGGAGTTGATCCGGGCCGGAATCCAGGCGGGCTTTCCCGACGACGGCATCCTGGGTGAGGAGTTCGGGCACAGCAAACCGAAAGACGACGCGGGGTTCACGTGGATCGTGGACCCGATCGATGGCACGCGCTCGTTCAGCCGCGGGATTCCGAGTTATGCCGTGCTGATCGGGTTGGAGTATGCCGGGCGGAGCGTGGGCGGCGTGGTGGAGTTGCCCGGGATGGGCGAGCGCCTGTGGGCGCACGAGGGCGGCGGGGCGTTCTGGCAGACGGCGCGGAACGAAACGGCGATGGCGGCACGGGTGAGCGCGACGCCGACGCTCGCGGAGGCGTGGCTGGAGATCGCGCAGCCGCGGCAGTTCCGGCGGAGCGACCGATGGGGCGCGTTCGATCGGCTGGTGATGGCGGCGGGCCGGACGCAGGGGTGGAGCGACGCCGACGCCTTCGCGCTGGTGGCGACGGGGCGCGTGGACGGGGCGATCCAGTTCGGCGTGTCGGCGTGGGACATCGCGCCGTTCGATTGCATCATGCACGAGGCCGGGGGCTTGCAGAGTGATTGGACGGGACGCCGCACACTCGACGCGCGATTCGTGGTGGCGTCGAATGGGCTGATCCATCAGGAGTTGCTGACGATTTTGTCGCCGCACGCGGGGGCGCGTTGA
- a CDS encoding phage portal protein has product MSNQGFQLQAFQGAGVDGPTLARHLDEHASVTLPRLSRLWSYYRNALVPTSRGGALSTTGQGRWYRLAQEVGLPSRIVGRPGSGLSAWSFDQAKKRREVVVENDIAWRVQTMVDFMFGRPVRLVSASKSVAMRDVIERVLDAVWERSGGIALLQDMALLGHVYGHVDLVLRADEAGLRRLAGMIAARTGNPGDAMSFDDDGEAQSVAHDGSAFDEVLHALRHEDLLRIEVIEPRRGVAMLDPSDYRTMRAYVVRQQVAGGMSGSATGGGGIERESARESSFSVRAWLRGEWTPKSWNDGKEPAPASDETVEILSSSHRQVYSGGKLVVDEAWGLTPGVVPVVHIQNIAQPFQYAGQGDVEPLIPLQDELNTRLSDRAYRVTLQSFKMFLAKGIEGAETMFVGPGQIWATDNPQAQVIPFGGDSDSPSEREHIQEIREAMDKASGVPPLASGVVRAKLGNLTSATALRITLMGLLTRTARKRVTYGGGMSRISAMVLQALDAAEVLATRVSDRDVRVQWGGPVPVDVDQAIRAASEKVTLGVPRERVLDELGYGREDEGLT; this is encoded by the coding sequence ATGTCGAATCAGGGATTTCAGTTGCAGGCGTTCCAGGGCGCAGGTGTGGATGGCCCGACGCTGGCTCGGCATCTCGATGAGCACGCGTCGGTGACGCTCCCCCGACTCTCGCGTCTGTGGTCGTACTACCGCAACGCGCTCGTGCCCACATCACGCGGCGGGGCCTTGAGCACGACGGGCCAAGGGCGTTGGTATCGCCTGGCGCAGGAGGTTGGGCTTCCCTCACGCATCGTCGGTCGGCCTGGGTCGGGGCTCTCGGCGTGGTCGTTCGATCAGGCGAAGAAGCGGCGTGAGGTTGTTGTGGAGAACGACATCGCCTGGCGCGTGCAAACGATGGTCGACTTCATGTTCGGGCGGCCGGTGCGGCTGGTCTCGGCGTCGAAATCGGTGGCAATGCGGGACGTGATCGAGCGCGTGCTCGACGCGGTGTGGGAGCGGTCGGGCGGGATCGCGCTCCTGCAGGACATGGCGCTGCTCGGGCATGTGTATGGGCACGTCGATCTCGTGTTGCGGGCGGACGAGGCCGGGCTTCGTCGATTGGCGGGAATGATCGCGGCTCGTACCGGGAATCCTGGTGATGCGATGTCGTTCGATGACGACGGCGAGGCGCAGAGCGTGGCTCACGACGGCTCTGCGTTCGACGAGGTGTTGCACGCGCTGCGGCACGAGGATCTTTTACGGATCGAGGTGATCGAGCCGCGCCGGGGTGTGGCCATGCTTGATCCGAGTGACTATCGCACGATGCGAGCGTACGTCGTTCGTCAGCAGGTGGCGGGGGGTATGAGCGGATCGGCGACGGGCGGCGGCGGGATCGAACGAGAGAGTGCGCGCGAATCGTCGTTCTCGGTGCGGGCGTGGCTGCGAGGGGAATGGACGCCGAAGTCGTGGAACGACGGCAAGGAACCGGCGCCCGCGAGCGATGAGACGGTGGAGATTCTGTCGTCGTCGCATCGCCAGGTGTATTCGGGTGGGAAACTCGTCGTGGACGAGGCGTGGGGGCTGACGCCGGGCGTCGTACCGGTGGTGCACATCCAGAACATCGCGCAGCCGTTCCAGTATGCCGGGCAGGGGGATGTTGAGCCGTTGATCCCGCTGCAGGACGAACTCAACACGAGGCTGAGCGACCGGGCGTATCGCGTGACGCTGCAGTCGTTCAAGATGTTTCTCGCGAAGGGGATCGAGGGGGCCGAGACGATGTTCGTCGGGCCCGGGCAGATCTGGGCGACGGACAACCCACAGGCGCAGGTCATTCCCTTCGGAGGCGACAGCGACAGTCCGAGCGAGCGCGAGCACATCCAGGAGATCCGCGAGGCGATGGACAAGGCCTCGGGCGTGCCGCCGCTGGCGAGCGGAGTGGTGCGGGCGAAACTCGGAAATCTGACGAGCGCGACGGCACTGCGGATCACGCTGATGGGACTCTTGACGCGGACGGCCCGCAAGCGCGTGACATACGGCGGCGGGATGAGCCGGATCTCGGCGATGGTCCTGCAGGCGCTCGACGCGGCGGAGGTGCTGGCGACTCGGGTCTCGGACCGTGACGTGCGCGTGCAGTGGGGGGGCCCCGTGCCGGTGGATGTCGACCAGGCGATCCGCGCGGCGAGCGAGAAGGTGACGCTGGGCGTGCCGCGGGAGCGTGTGCTCGATGAGCTCGGCTATGGACGCGAGGACGAAGGGCTGACGTGA
- a CDS encoding DUF5309 family protein, giving the protein MPFTGKTSYAGGTDLPEIVEDVSDVVSIVTPFETPLLDHLGDPKRSAMSTVHEWIEDTLIPNWDIVNQSSFTPNAQDATSITVTSAARFQVGDLVRPGNSAEVMQVTAIAGSVLTVVRRYGSTPASTLSNSLRLTILGNAGLEGADAATARYTTRLRRQNYTQIFSATVGVSGTLQAVRAHGVSDELDFQKQERLRELLRDLENCVINGTAPASSPQGSATVRRSMNGLTKQIATNAFAPGVNGFPQGGGTGNNELTEPLLNYAMRQVWDQSAGRIDTIVVGGAQKRRINDFIGANVREFPASETRFKSMVSLYESDFGVCRVVLSRWVPADTLLLLDSSRVQVMPLQGRSFQYRALGSTGDSISGQVVGEYTLEFRNENAHGLIRSLSTT; this is encoded by the coding sequence ATGCCATTCACAGGAAAGACGTCGTACGCGGGCGGGACGGACCTCCCGGAGATTGTGGAGGACGTGAGCGATGTCGTCAGCATCGTCACGCCCTTCGAGACGCCGCTGCTCGATCACCTGGGCGACCCCAAGCGATCGGCGATGAGCACGGTCCACGAGTGGATCGAGGACACGCTCATCCCCAACTGGGACATCGTCAACCAGTCGTCGTTCACACCCAATGCCCAGGACGCGACGAGCATCACCGTGACGTCAGCAGCGCGATTCCAGGTCGGCGACCTCGTGCGTCCCGGAAACTCCGCGGAAGTGATGCAGGTGACGGCGATCGCGGGCTCGGTGCTCACGGTTGTTCGCCGCTATGGCTCGACGCCCGCGTCCACGCTGTCGAACAGCCTGCGTCTCACGATCCTGGGGAACGCGGGGCTCGAGGGGGCCGACGCGGCGACCGCGCGATACACCACGCGCCTCCGCCGGCAGAACTACACGCAGATCTTCTCCGCGACTGTCGGCGTCTCGGGGACGCTCCAGGCCGTCCGGGCGCACGGCGTCTCGGACGAACTCGACTTCCAGAAGCAAGAGCGACTGCGCGAACTCCTCCGTGACCTGGAGAACTGCGTCATCAACGGGACTGCCCCCGCGAGCAGCCCCCAGGGCAGCGCCACCGTCCGCCGCTCGATGAACGGACTGACGAAACAGATCGCCACCAACGCCTTCGCGCCGGGCGTCAACGGCTTCCCGCAAGGTGGCGGCACAGGGAACAACGAACTCACCGAGCCGCTGCTCAACTACGCGATGCGCCAGGTCTGGGACCAGTCCGCCGGACGCATCGACACGATCGTCGTCGGTGGCGCGCAGAAGCGTCGCATCAACGACTTCATCGGCGCCAACGTCCGCGAGTTCCCCGCGAGCGAGACACGCTTCAAGAGCATGGTCAGCCTGTACGAGAGCGACTTCGGCGTCTGCCGAGTGGTGCTCTCGCGATGGGTCCCGGCGGACACGCTCCTCCTGCTCGACTCCAGCCGCGTGCAGGTGATGCCGTTGCAGGGGCGCAGTTTCCAGTATCGCGCCCTTGGCTCGACGGGCGACTCGATCTCGGGTCAGGTCGTCGGCGAGTACACGCTCGAGTTCCGCAACGAGAACGCGCACGGCCTGATCCGGAGCCTCAGCACGACGTGA
- a CDS encoding CPBP family intramembrane metalloprotease codes for MLRLHLPWIPSVLISAVIFGAMHGYDLPGLAGVATGGVIYGVLREYRGSLIASMTAHFLHNGTITLSTWMFLLALN; via the coding sequence ATGCTCCGCCTGCACCTGCCCTGGATTCCCAGCGTCCTGATCTCGGCGGTGATTTTCGGGGCGATGCACGGGTATGACCTGCCCGGCCTCGCGGGGGTCGCCACGGGCGGGGTGATCTATGGCGTGCTCCGTGAGTACCGCGGGTCGCTGATCGCGTCGATGACGGCCCACTTCCTGCACAACGGGACGATCACGCTGAGCACATGGATGTTCCTCCTGGCGCTCAACTGA
- a CDS encoding SpoIIE family protein phosphatase: MDRIHDELHLAATVQRELIPVQLPKVAGMELGVIFRPVNYVSGDVYAVELLDVEHLGFFVADAVGHGVPAALLTMALCHNLVTREFTGEGLGTRIIDPADVLARLNLKLCESRQNSSRFATAVYGVVHIPSRRVTIAGLATRHRSSSVTRIGAKSRPTAHCLASSPMPSTPRPRPCWPTTRRCSSSPMGSSAPSRIPRSPPSRCARPAVDTSTNSRASRGRTTARTSRG; encoded by the coding sequence ATGGATCGGATCCACGACGAGTTGCACCTCGCCGCCACCGTGCAGCGAGAACTCATCCCCGTCCAACTCCCCAAGGTTGCGGGGATGGAACTCGGCGTGATCTTCCGCCCCGTGAACTACGTCAGCGGCGATGTCTACGCGGTCGAGTTGCTCGACGTCGAGCACCTGGGATTCTTTGTCGCCGATGCCGTGGGCCACGGCGTGCCCGCGGCGCTGCTCACCATGGCGCTCTGCCACAACCTGGTCACGCGCGAGTTCACGGGCGAGGGGCTGGGCACGAGGATCATTGATCCCGCCGACGTGCTCGCCCGGCTCAACCTGAAACTCTGCGAATCGCGCCAGAACTCCAGCCGATTCGCAACGGCGGTCTATGGCGTGGTGCACATCCCCTCGCGTCGCGTGACCATCGCCGGCCTGGCCACCCGCCACCGATCATCGTCAGTGACACGGATCGGCGCGAAGTCGAGACCGACGGCCCACTGCTTGGCGTCTTCCCCGATGCCGAGTACACCCAGGCCGAGGCCATGTTGGCCGACGACGAGACGCTGCTCGTCTTCACCGATGGGCTCGAGTGCGCCTTCCCGGATCCCACGCTCGCCCCCGAGCAGATGCGCAAGGCCAGCCGTCGATACGTCGACCAACTCACGCGCCTCGCGCGGGCGCACCACGGCGAGGACCTCCCGCGGATGA
- a CDS encoding DUF192 domain-containing protein gives MAARRFAMMVLGLVCLLPLVSCDDTKDDGKNDKAPTDVKITIDGKEFKLETALDIEKRFKGLSGRKDIDENGGMIFVFPDKQVHVQNFVMRDCPAAIDIIYLDRSQHVTAVYAMQPETERSEEEKVLTAPPGVPDWAKTNDAYEERLKQYSSKFPAQFVIELKGNTLDIGEDPDKGKNKRLKVKPGDKIELPAADLKKWAT, from the coding sequence ATGGCTGCTCGCCGATTCGCGATGATGGTGCTCGGGCTGGTGTGTCTCCTGCCGCTGGTGTCCTGTGATGACACCAAGGACGACGGGAAGAATGACAAGGCGCCGACAGACGTCAAGATCACCATCGATGGCAAGGAGTTCAAACTCGAGACGGCGCTCGATATCGAAAAACGATTCAAAGGACTTTCTGGACGGAAAGACATCGATGAGAACGGCGGGATGATCTTCGTTTTTCCAGACAAACAGGTGCATGTGCAGAACTTCGTGATGCGCGACTGCCCCGCCGCGATCGACATCATCTACCTGGATCGATCGCAGCACGTGACGGCCGTGTACGCCATGCAGCCCGAAACGGAACGCAGCGAGGAGGAGAAGGTCCTCACGGCTCCGCCCGGCGTGCCCGATTGGGCGAAGACGAATGATGCCTACGAGGAACGTCTGAAGCAGTACTCCAGCAAGTTCCCCGCCCAGTTTGTTATCGAACTCAAAGGCAACACCCTCGACATCGGCGAGGACCCCGACAAGGGCAAGAACAAGCGCCTCAAGGTCAAGCCCGGCGACAAGATCGAACTTCCCGCGGCCGACCTGAAGAAGTGGGCGACATAG
- a CDS encoding tRNA glutamyl-Q(34) synthetase GluQRS, with protein sequence MPPQAPITRLAPSPTGALHLGNARTFLVNWAMARQAGWRIVLRIEDLDGPRVKPGVIDASIDTLRWLGIDWDTGPIIQSHDPMPHIEAMRHLAAHALVFPSELSRAEIETAASAPQEGSHEVRCPASMRPPLVPIDFADTGTNWRFATPKEVVRVDDNFTGPREFTPSETIGDFIVWTKRGTPSYQLAVVVDDHRQGVTHIVRGDDLLESAARQALLYRALGYAPIPAYWHLPLVLGGDGRRLAKRHGDTRLDTYRDRGVTADRVIGLIAAWCGIVDSPTPMSPREFQAAMDVRRIPRNPVMFTMEDDRWLLADSR encoded by the coding sequence GTGCCGCCCCAAGCACCCATCACCCGTCTCGCGCCCTCGCCCACGGGGGCGCTCCACCTCGGCAACGCGCGCACGTTCCTCGTGAACTGGGCCATGGCGCGACAGGCCGGGTGGCGCATCGTCCTCCGCATCGAGGATCTCGATGGCCCGCGCGTCAAGCCCGGCGTGATCGACGCCTCTATCGACACTCTCCGCTGGCTGGGGATCGACTGGGACACAGGCCCGATCATCCAGAGCCACGATCCAATGCCACACATCGAGGCGATGCGACACCTCGCCGCCCACGCCCTCGTCTTCCCCTCGGAACTCTCTCGCGCGGAGATCGAGACCGCGGCCTCGGCGCCGCAGGAAGGCTCGCACGAGGTCCGCTGCCCCGCGTCGATGCGCCCGCCGCTGGTGCCCATCGACTTTGCCGACACCGGCACGAACTGGCGCTTCGCCACGCCAAAAGAGGTCGTGCGCGTCGACGACAACTTCACCGGCCCGCGCGAGTTCACGCCCAGCGAGACCATCGGCGACTTCATCGTCTGGACAAAGCGCGGCACACCGTCGTACCAACTCGCCGTCGTCGTCGACGATCACCGCCAGGGCGTGACGCACATCGTGCGGGGCGACGACCTGCTCGAGTCCGCCGCCAGGCAGGCCCTGCTCTATCGGGCGTTGGGATACGCACCGATTCCCGCGTATTGGCACCTCCCCCTCGTGCTCGGCGGCGACGGGCGGCGCCTCGCCAAACGCCACGGCGACACCCGGCTGGACACGTATCGCGATCGCGGGGTGACCGCCGATCGGGTCATCGGCCTGATCGCGGCGTGGTGCGGCATCGTGGACTCCCCGACGCCCATGTCGCCCCGGGAGTTCCAGGCCGCCATGGATGTTCGTAGAATCCCCAGGAACCCCGTGATGTTCACGATGGAGGACGATCGATGGCTGCTCGCCGATTCGCGATGA
- a CDS encoding HDOD domain-containing protein: protein MGSSSLDQVLGCQSLPTLPTIAVQLLELTRDPKVSMTRIGKLVKSDVGLSAKVLRTVNSSFFCLKQPCSTIDRALAYLGLNTVKSLVLGFSLVDSAKNIQQDSGFDLDAYWKRTIYAATATRTVAEFTRACDPDEAFTAGLFQDMGMMAMFVAIPEEYVPLLAEAESHEKLREDERRELGFDHAVVGAELAKKWKLQEAMVECIANHHEPENASPMSEKMVRCVALGRIAAEAILAAAPGRFVVQLKRKAREWFESDEHDVAAMMDRLTDAAQELARLFEKDISPTPDITSIMSSANDALLEHQISVQRETAELRAEHERLEHKASTDPLTGITNRASMQDQLPDMFEQALSGGAGMAVLFMDGDKFKSINDTFGHQAGDLVLKELASRLASTVGQSGVACRYGGEEFAVLLPGLGMQAAQAVGERVRSAIERTPFDLSSVSGGPSEHRVTVSVGVSATDLTEGAATTAEQLVHQADLAVYAAKRQGRNRVVIYSPEVDDMAGPPAPLAAPEPQTANTQPAKSVQRTDPATAPKPEVAPQRTTTPAPVSPHGSRQKVLLLEDDSLAAALIQATFKRHAGVEIVWAKSIRQASAYIAKHTESLGAIITDIHLPDGQAYDMVRSTRQSSPHLAIYMISAASDDETKAAAIDAGDEVHRQTLAGQSPQCLGG from the coding sequence ATGGGGAGCAGTTCACTCGATCAAGTCCTGGGCTGTCAGAGCCTCCCGACGCTGCCGACCATCGCGGTGCAGTTGCTGGAGTTGACGCGCGACCCCAAGGTCTCGATGACGCGCATCGGGAAACTCGTCAAGAGCGACGTCGGGCTCTCGGCCAAGGTCCTCCGCACCGTCAACTCGAGTTTCTTCTGCCTCAAGCAGCCCTGCTCGACGATCGATCGCGCGCTGGCCTATCTCGGACTCAACACGGTCAAGTCGCTCGTGCTGGGATTCAGCCTCGTCGATTCGGCCAAGAACATCCAGCAGGACAGCGGCTTCGACCTCGACGCCTACTGGAAGCGCACGATCTATGCCGCGACCGCGACCAGAACCGTCGCGGAGTTCACCCGGGCGTGCGACCCCGACGAGGCCTTCACCGCGGGGCTCTTCCAGGACATGGGGATGATGGCGATGTTCGTCGCCATCCCCGAGGAGTACGTGCCCCTGCTCGCCGAGGCGGAGTCGCACGAGAAACTCCGCGAGGACGAGCGCCGTGAACTCGGCTTCGACCACGCGGTGGTTGGGGCCGAACTCGCGAAGAAGTGGAAGCTGCAGGAGGCGATGGTCGAGTGCATCGCCAATCACCACGAGCCCGAGAACGCGAGCCCCATGAGCGAGAAGATGGTGCGGTGCGTCGCGCTGGGCCGGATCGCCGCCGAGGCCATCCTCGCCGCTGCCCCGGGCCGCTTCGTCGTGCAACTCAAGCGCAAGGCACGCGAGTGGTTCGAGAGCGACGAGCACGATGTGGCCGCGATGATGGACCGTCTCACCGACGCCGCCCAGGAACTGGCACGCCTCTTCGAGAAGGACATCAGCCCAACGCCCGACATCACGTCCATCATGTCGTCGGCGAACGACGCCCTCCTCGAGCACCAGATCAGCGTGCAGCGTGAGACCGCCGAACTCCGTGCCGAGCACGAGCGCCTCGAGCACAAGGCCAGCACCGATCCACTCACCGGGATCACCAACCGGGCGAGCATGCAGGACCAACTCCCCGACATGTTCGAGCAGGCGCTCTCCGGTGGCGCCGGCATGGCCGTCCTCTTCATGGACGGCGACAAGTTCAAGTCCATCAACGACACCTTCGGGCACCAGGCCGGCGATCTCGTCCTCAAGGAACTCGCGTCTCGACTCGCCTCGACGGTGGGACAGAGCGGCGTCGCGTGCCGATACGGCGGCGAGGAGTTCGCCGTCCTCCTGCCTGGACTTGGCATGCAGGCCGCCCAGGCCGTCGGCGAGCGTGTCCGCTCGGCGATCGAGCGCACGCCGTTCGATCTCTCGTCGGTCTCCGGAGGTCCGTCGGAGCACCGCGTCACGGTCAGCGTCGGTGTCTCCGCGACCGATCTCACCGAGGGCGCCGCGACCACCGCGGAACAACTCGTCCACCAGGCCGACCTCGCGGTCTATGCCGCCAAGCGTCAGGGTCGAAATCGCGTCGTGATCTACTCGCCCGAGGTCGACGACATGGCCGGACCGCCCGCGCCACTCGCCGCACCGGAGCCGCAGACCGCGAACACCCAGCCGGCGAAATCGGTGCAAAGGACAGATCCCGCAACGGCTCCAAAGCCCGAGGTCGCACCGCAAAGGACCACGACCCCGGCCCCCGTGTCGCCCCATGGCTCGCGACAGAAGGTTCTCCTCCTGGAGGACGATTCACTGGCCGCCGCCTTGATCCAGGCGACATTCAAGCGTCACGCCGGCGTGGAAATCGTCTGGGCGAAATCCATCAGGCAGGCCAGCGCCTACATCGCGAAGCATACCGAGAGCCTCGGTGCGATCATCACCGATATCCATCTCCCAGATGGCCAAGCCTACGACATGGTCCGTTCGACTCGACAATCAAGCCCGCACCTCGCGATCTACATGATCTCGGCCGCGAGCGACGACGAGACCAAGGCCGCGGCCATCGACGCCGGCGACGAAGTTCATCGACAAACTCTCGCTGGTCAAAGCCCTCAATGTCTGGGCGGGTGA